A region from the Melioribacter roseus P3M-2 genome encodes:
- a CDS encoding nuclear transport factor 2 family protein encodes MNKDQKQLWKLIRKINNCWHRGNPLELSDFFDQNVVFNSPDFKRQIIGKDNCIRTYIDFMNNSKVLIYNESNPAVQLFANTAVVTYDFEMKYEQNNNTYHETGTDILIFERRQGLWKVIWRGLSNLKNI; translated from the coding sequence TTGAACAAAGACCAAAAACAGCTTTGGAAACTAATCCGAAAAATCAACAACTGTTGGCACAGAGGAAACCCGTTAGAACTTTCGGATTTTTTTGACCAAAATGTTGTGTTTAATAGTCCTGATTTCAAACGTCAAATCATTGGCAAAGACAACTGTATTCGGACATATATTGATTTTATGAATAACTCAAAAGTCCTCATATACAATGAGAGCAATCCGGCAGTCCAACTGTTTGCAAATACAGCCGTTGTAACTTATGACTTTGAAATGAAATACGAACAGAATAACAATACATATCACGAAACGGGAACGGATATTTTGATTTTTGAGCGCCGTCAGGGCTTGTGGAAGGTAATTTGGAGAGGACTGAGTAACTTAAAAAATATATGA
- a CDS encoding TolB-like translocation protein — MTIRYYFLSIIGVSFVLHSYNSINSDKSYLGQKPPGDTPELFAPSIINTDSIEINTVFNSSFTELFFTRIIDGSFVIHHSELINGNWTEPRPIQLYSNQDAKSVAIDPSITQDGNTMYFLGISPEERSNDSKPNIYKSQKINGEWQIASKVEYPVSTDEYAESYPVVVADGSLYFTSDRPDSFGKRDIYRAQYLGDGKFDTPVNIGSKVNSEKNERSTYVSPDESFLITMNTYTDEKGFAVSFKKNNIWQTPSYFDLGEPIVEDWIYFCPYMSPDGKYFFFSKRYSNPPNSGWKGVTKGEVYWVNADVIFNHK, encoded by the coding sequence ATGACCATAAGGTATTATTTCTTATCAATAATTGGAGTATCTTTTGTTTTACATAGTTACAACTCTATTAACTCGGATAAATCCTATTTAGGTCAAAAACCCCCGGGCGACACCCCTGAATTATTTGCCCCGTCAATTATTAACACAGATAGTATAGAAATCAATACGGTTTTTAACTCTTCTTTCACTGAATTATTTTTTACGAGAATTATTGATGGAAGCTTTGTTATACATCATTCTGAATTAATTAATGGAAATTGGACTGAGCCCCGCCCCATTCAACTGTATTCTAACCAAGATGCTAAATCTGTAGCTATTGACCCTTCAATTACTCAAGATGGCAATACGATGTATTTCCTCGGTATTAGCCCTGAAGAACGCTCAAACGACTCCAAACCAAATATATACAAAAGTCAAAAAATAAATGGTGAATGGCAAATAGCCTCAAAGGTTGAATACCCTGTATCAACTGATGAATACGCAGAATCATACCCAGTAGTTGTAGCAGATGGGAGTCTATACTTTACATCCGACCGCCCAGATAGTTTTGGAAAACGTGATATTTACCGAGCTCAATATTTAGGTGACGGGAAGTTTGACACACCCGTAAATATTGGTTCAAAAGTTAATTCAGAAAAAAATGAAAGAAGTACTTATGTTTCACCGGATGAAAGCTTTTTAATCACTATGAATACTTATACTGACGAAAAAGGATTTGCTGTATCATTTAAAAAAAACAACATATGGCAAACACCTTCTTATTTTGACCTTGGCGAACCTATAGTCGAAGACTGGATTTACTTCTGTCCTTATATGTCTCCAGACGGTAAGTACTTTTTCTTTTCAAAAAGGTATAGTAATCCTCCAAATAGCGGATGGAAAGGAGTAACCAAAGGAGAGGTGTATTGGGTAAATGCTGATGTGATTTTTAATCATAAATGA
- the uvrB gene encoding excinuclease ABC subunit UvrB: MDFELVSNYRPSGDQPKAIKELVEGLNKGLKHQVLLGVTGSGKTYTISNVIKEVNRPTLIISHNKTLAAQLYSEFKSFFPNNAVEFFISYYDYYQPEAYVVKRDLYIEKDFSVNEEIDRLRLKATTALIEGRRDVIIVASVSSIYGIGAPDEYARQILFLKKGQEINRKKLMRDLIDIYYTRNDIEFSRGTFRARGDVVEIIPAYQYEEAIRVEFWGDEIERISVIDSITGDTIREVDSAPIYPAKYFVTTKEQINRAIKSIEEELKERLQYFWSQEKYVEAQRLEQRTRFDIEMMREIGYCSGIENYSRHIDGRPPGSRPYCLFDYFPKDYLLIVDESHVTIPQIRGMYNGDRSRKETLVEYGFRLPSALDNRPLKFEEFENLVNQVIYVSATPGDYELEKSGGSYVEQIIRPTGLLDPEIEVRPVTGQIDDLIGEIRKRVEKRERTLVTTLTKKMAEDLTDYLDRLNIKVRYIHSDIDALERVEIIRDLRIGDFDVLVGVNLLREGLDLPEVSLVAILDADKEGFLRSERSLMQTAGRTARNANGKVIMYADNITESMRKTINETNRRRKLQQEYNEKHGVTPQTIYKSVEEILNSTSIADVRKKESESTEASMLKVVEPVIKYMTDEQKKELIEQMTEEMHAAAKDLEFERAAFLRDEIEKLKKTIKEK; the protein is encoded by the coding sequence ATGGATTTTGAATTAGTTTCCAATTACCGGCCTTCAGGCGATCAGCCGAAGGCAATCAAGGAATTGGTCGAGGGTCTCAATAAGGGACTGAAACACCAGGTGCTGCTCGGCGTAACGGGCAGCGGGAAAACTTATACCATTTCCAACGTAATCAAAGAAGTCAATCGACCGACGCTGATTATATCGCACAACAAAACACTCGCGGCTCAACTCTATTCGGAATTCAAATCCTTTTTCCCGAATAACGCCGTCGAATTTTTTATCAGTTACTACGATTATTACCAGCCGGAAGCGTACGTCGTTAAAAGGGACCTCTACATTGAAAAAGATTTTTCCGTCAACGAGGAAATCGACCGGCTGAGGCTGAAAGCCACAACGGCGTTAATCGAAGGTCGCCGCGACGTGATTATCGTCGCCAGCGTTTCGAGCATTTACGGCATCGGAGCGCCAGACGAATACGCCCGGCAAATCTTATTCCTGAAAAAAGGTCAGGAAATCAACCGTAAAAAATTGATGCGCGATCTGATCGACATTTATTACACGCGAAACGATATCGAATTTTCGAGAGGAACTTTCAGAGCCCGCGGCGACGTTGTCGAAATCATTCCGGCTTATCAATACGAAGAAGCCATTCGAGTCGAATTTTGGGGCGACGAAATCGAACGGATTTCCGTAATCGATTCGATAACGGGCGACACGATACGAGAAGTCGACTCGGCTCCGATCTATCCGGCTAAGTATTTCGTAACTACGAAAGAGCAAATCAACCGCGCCATCAAATCGATCGAAGAGGAATTGAAAGAACGCCTCCAGTATTTCTGGTCGCAGGAAAAATACGTCGAAGCGCAGAGACTCGAACAACGAACCCGTTTCGATATCGAAATGATGCGCGAAATCGGTTATTGCTCGGGAATCGAAAATTATTCGCGCCATATAGACGGCAGACCGCCGGGTTCGCGTCCCTACTGCCTTTTCGACTATTTCCCTAAAGATTATCTTCTGATTGTCGACGAGTCGCACGTTACTATTCCTCAAATAAGAGGGATGTACAACGGCGACCGCTCCCGGAAAGAAACTCTGGTGGAATACGGCTTTCGACTCCCTTCGGCGCTCGACAACCGTCCTTTGAAATTCGAGGAGTTCGAAAATCTCGTTAATCAGGTAATTTACGTCAGCGCCACGCCCGGCGATTACGAACTCGAGAAAAGCGGGGGATCTTACGTTGAACAGATTATTCGTCCTACTGGACTCCTCGACCCGGAAATCGAAGTGCGTCCCGTTACCGGTCAGATAGACGATTTAATCGGCGAAATTCGAAAACGCGTCGAAAAGAGAGAACGAACTTTAGTAACTACGCTTACGAAAAAAATGGCCGAGGATTTGACCGACTACCTCGACAGACTCAATATTAAAGTGCGCTACATCCACAGCGATATCGACGCGTTGGAACGAGTGGAAATCATACGCGATCTGCGCATCGGGGATTTCGACGTGCTGGTGGGCGTAAACCTGCTTCGCGAAGGACTGGATTTGCCAGAAGTTTCGCTCGTGGCAATTCTCGACGCCGACAAGGAAGGCTTCTTAAGAAGCGAACGGTCGTTAATGCAAACAGCCGGCAGAACCGCGCGTAACGCAAACGGAAAAGTTATAATGTATGCCGACAATATTACCGAATCGATGCGAAAAACGATTAACGAAACCAACCGCCGCAGAAAACTACAGCAGGAATACAACGAGAAACACGGCGTCACTCCCCAAACCATTTATAAAAGCGTCGAAGAAATTCTCAATTCGACTTCCATTGCAGACGTCCGCAAAAAAGAGAGCGAGTCGACCGAAGCTTCAATGCTTAAAGTGGTCGAGCCGGTAATCAAATACATGACCGACGAGCAGAAGAAAGAATTGATCGAACAGATGACCGAAGAGATGCACGCTGCGGCAAAAGACCTCGAATTCGAACGCGCCGCTTTTCTGAGAGATGAAATCGAAAAACTGAAAAAAACCATCAAAGAAAAATGA
- the amrB gene encoding AmmeMemoRadiSam system protein B gives MKRILIILLMSLSFAEFNAQDKRDVRDKIGFCWNAGEMDRFVDWLNKNSDDNVDFKGRLIAAVSVHDDYLYAGKVYHPLFKLIDAKEVIILGVTHSTVRKELGSFRNKLILENHKAWTGIYNDVIISPLREIIKKRLPRDYYTVNNRAHQIEHSIEAVIPFLQFYNKEIKITPLMVPGMNRDTMELISGELSEIIAGYIKENKLVLGRDIFILISNDANHYGVDFDNYPYGLDESAHNAAINNDLRIINDYLVGVIGREKIIGLYGELIEGGNKTTPPLWCGRYPLLFGLTTVENIVDKLQLGNLHGALIKYSDTYTEKLLPFEGSSMGATAPYSLDHWVGFFTLGFYIDGGGK, from the coding sequence TTGAAAAGAATATTGATCATATTATTGATGTCGCTGTCGTTTGCGGAATTTAACGCTCAGGATAAAAGAGACGTTCGGGATAAAATCGGCTTTTGCTGGAATGCCGGCGAGATGGATCGGTTCGTCGACTGGCTGAATAAAAATTCCGACGACAACGTTGATTTCAAAGGGCGTTTGATTGCAGCCGTTTCGGTTCACGACGATTATCTCTACGCCGGCAAAGTCTATCATCCGCTTTTCAAATTGATCGACGCCAAAGAGGTAATTATTCTGGGCGTTACGCATTCGACGGTCAGAAAGGAATTGGGGAGTTTCAGGAACAAGCTGATACTCGAAAATCATAAAGCGTGGACGGGAATATACAACGACGTCATTATCTCCCCGCTGCGGGAAATCATAAAGAAACGGTTGCCCCGGGATTATTATACCGTCAATAACCGCGCGCATCAAATCGAGCATTCCATCGAAGCGGTAATTCCTTTTCTCCAGTTTTATAATAAAGAAATTAAAATTACGCCTTTGATGGTTCCGGGGATGAACCGGGATACGATGGAATTAATTTCCGGGGAATTGTCGGAAATAATTGCCGGTTACATCAAAGAAAACAAACTTGTTCTCGGCAGGGATATTTTTATTCTGATATCGAACGACGCGAATCATTACGGAGTCGATTTCGACAATTATCCGTACGGACTGGACGAATCCGCTCATAACGCCGCAATTAACAACGACCTCAGAATTATAAACGATTATCTTGTGGGAGTTATCGGCAGGGAAAAGATTATCGGTCTTTACGGCGAGTTGATCGAAGGAGGAAATAAAACCACCCCGCCGCTCTGGTGCGGAAGGTATCCTCTCCTTTTCGGATTGACGACGGTCGAAAATATTGTCGATAAATTGCAACTCGGCAATCTCCACGGGGCATTGATAAAATACTCGGACACATACACGGAAAAACTTCTTCCCTTCGAAGGAAGTTCAATGGGCGCCACGGCTCCTTACTCGCTCGATCATTGGGTGGGATTCTTTACCCTTGGATTTTATATCGACGGCGGCGGAAAGTAA
- a CDS encoding methyltransferase has translation MSEMLDKKEIDKLASSFRESRILLSAVELDLFTTLDGKLLTSKTIAEELNADESSLEILLNALCALGLLKKSKNKYFCAETASRYLSRKSGDYMANLRHTANQWRRWNNLTGIVKNGRGAVTLSGNEADREEFIAAMHYRAKPQADIISYMIDLSGVRKMLDIGGGSGAFSYAFMKRNPELKSVILDLPEIIPITKRYASEEQMTERTEFIEGDFLTADFGKNYDMVFISSIIHMNGSGQNKLLIKKSAEALAPNGFIVIRDWAMNDNLTEPPEAALFSVNMLVSTKEGRNYSEREIEEWFDNAGVRRTEKKETGFGPSLYIGFK, from the coding sequence ATGAGTGAAATGCTCGACAAAAAGGAGATAGACAAACTTGCTTCGTCCTTTCGCGAAAGCAGAATTTTACTGTCGGCGGTCGAGCTCGATCTCTTTACAACGCTCGACGGTAAATTATTGACAAGTAAAACAATAGCGGAAGAATTGAACGCGGACGAATCTTCGCTTGAAATTTTGTTGAATGCCCTTTGCGCTCTCGGTCTGTTAAAGAAATCAAAGAACAAATATTTTTGCGCCGAAACCGCATCCAGATACCTGTCGCGCAAAAGCGGCGATTATATGGCTAATCTCCGTCATACGGCAAACCAATGGCGCCGGTGGAACAATCTTACCGGAATAGTTAAGAACGGGAGAGGCGCCGTAACTTTGAGCGGAAACGAAGCCGACAGAGAGGAATTTATTGCGGCAATGCACTACAGAGCCAAACCGCAGGCGGATATAATTTCTTATATGATCGATTTAAGCGGCGTCCGCAAAATGCTCGATATCGGCGGAGGCTCCGGCGCTTTTTCGTACGCTTTTATGAAGCGAAACCCCGAACTGAAATCCGTTATCCTCGACCTGCCCGAAATTATTCCGATTACAAAAAGATACGCTTCGGAAGAACAAATGACGGAAAGAACCGAATTTATTGAAGGCGATTTTTTAACCGCCGATTTTGGCAAAAATTACGATATGGTTTTTATCTCTTCGATAATCCACATGAACGGTAGCGGGCAAAACAAACTGTTGATAAAAAAATCAGCCGAGGCGCTCGCTCCGAACGGTTTTATCGTTATAAGGGATTGGGCGATGAACGACAATCTGACCGAACCGCCGGAAGCCGCTTTGTTTTCCGTGAACATGCTCGTCTCCACAAAAGAAGGGCGCAATTATTCAGAAAGAGAAATCGAAGAATGGTTCGATAACGCCGGCGTTCGACGGACGGAAAAAAAAGAAACCGGTTTCGGACCGTCGCTCTATATCGGATTTAAATAA
- a CDS encoding YitT family protein, which translates to MVKSLVKKYPIIDYTAIIIGSAIMAVGIGVFLVDAQVVPGGVSGLAMAFHYLSGNKIPVGMLIWVFNVPLFIWGIKELGSKFGLRTFVGFTFNSIFIDLFRGDIPGLSFIRLQDTKPIQDLYKNDFLFLILIGAVLLGIGLGLVFKFKGTTAGSDIVASILHKRFGIKPGQAIMIIDFFVIAFAGTIIELKDLSPDRPALTLTFYAIFLLFVSSRLIDAIIDGFDYARAAYVISDKYNEIIDSILNEMGRGCTAVKTRGVYRNVEREMILTVVPLREVSKLVDLVKSIDPSAFVIVYNVHEVLGEGFRRRI; encoded by the coding sequence ATGGTTAAGTCTCTTGTAAAAAAGTATCCGATTATAGATTATACGGCTATAATTATCGGTTCGGCAATAATGGCTGTGGGCATCGGGGTTTTTCTGGTGGACGCCCAGGTGGTTCCCGGCGGCGTGAGCGGTCTTGCAATGGCTTTCCACTATCTTTCGGGCAATAAAATTCCCGTCGGTATGTTGATTTGGGTTTTTAACGTTCCTTTGTTCATTTGGGGAATAAAAGAGCTCGGCAGCAAATTCGGTCTGCGCACTTTCGTCGGTTTTACGTTCAATTCGATTTTTATCGACCTTTTCAGAGGAGATATACCGGGACTCTCTTTTATCCGGCTGCAGGATACGAAACCGATACAGGATTTATACAAAAACGATTTTCTCTTTCTGATACTCATCGGCGCAGTTCTGCTGGGAATAGGACTCGGTCTCGTATTCAAATTCAAAGGCACGACCGCGGGTTCCGATATAGTCGCTTCGATATTGCACAAACGGTTCGGTATTAAACCGGGTCAGGCTATAATGATAATCGATTTTTTTGTGATTGCTTTTGCCGGAACTATAATCGAATTGAAAGATTTGTCGCCCGACCGCCCAGCTCTTACTCTCACGTTTTATGCAATATTTCTTCTGTTCGTTTCCTCCCGGCTTATCGACGCCATCATCGACGGCTTTGACTATGCCAGAGCCGCTTATGTAATTTCCGACAAGTACAATGAAATTATCGACTCGATTCTAAACGAAATGGGAAGAGGCTGCACGGCGGTCAAAACCAGAGGAGTTTACCGAAATGTGGAACGCGAAATGATTTTGACCGTAGTTCCGTTGCGCGAAGTTTCGAAATTGGTCGACCTGGTAAAAAGCATCGACCCTTCGGCGTTCGTTATCGTATATAACGTGCACGAAGTGCTCGGCGAAGGATTCAGAAGAAGGATTTGA
- a CDS encoding ABC transporter permease → MFNYRVLAIIKRELRERLFSKAFITTTLLIPGLIIVIFGVQALLYSAESKNLNFELITENEELTSAFMTEFSNADFVKEKHYVFLYKTMTRDEFKKHLEEIRSKIVDESLTGVIYVPSTALKNKKIEYYSKSPQNIALSRELNGPVNKVLVDAYFMNKTLDPEELEFARRGVDFTGFKVSEEEQIKEEGYGNIVLAYAFTFLLYMSLLIIGQITLQSVIEEKSNKIVEIVLSSVEPKELMTGKILGASITGLVQMGIWLFTIMGVVSSSWMTLPADLVLEIDTNVVLYVLVNFFIGLVLFIGLFATVGAIFDNPQDASSGTLPIMMLIIIPFFIAFSIMENPNKPYAEIASLFPFSSVIVMPARMTLIDVPTWQLIAAILINILTIIAIFPVAGKIYRVGILITGKKPKWSEVFRWLRQ, encoded by the coding sequence ATGTTTAATTACAGAGTACTCGCTATAATAAAAAGAGAATTGAGAGAACGCCTTTTTTCGAAAGCTTTTATTACCACAACGCTGCTTATTCCCGGTCTTATTATCGTAATCTTCGGCGTTCAGGCGCTGCTCTACAGCGCCGAGAGCAAGAATCTTAATTTCGAGTTGATTACGGAAAACGAAGAATTGACGTCCGCTTTCATGACTGAATTTTCGAACGCGGATTTCGTCAAAGAAAAACATTATGTCTTTCTTTACAAAACGATGACGCGCGATGAATTTAAAAAACATCTCGAAGAGATACGAAGCAAAATTGTCGACGAGTCGCTGACCGGAGTGATATACGTCCCTTCGACAGCTCTCAAGAACAAGAAAATCGAATACTATTCGAAGTCGCCTCAAAACATTGCGCTCTCGCGAGAATTGAACGGACCGGTAAACAAAGTATTGGTCGACGCCTACTTTATGAATAAAACGCTCGATCCCGAAGAACTCGAATTTGCGCGGCGCGGAGTCGATTTTACCGGATTCAAAGTTTCCGAAGAAGAGCAAATTAAAGAAGAAGGATACGGCAATATTGTGCTGGCTTACGCTTTCACGTTTTTGTTGTATATGAGTTTGCTTATTATCGGTCAAATTACTCTGCAGTCGGTAATTGAAGAAAAGAGCAATAAGATTGTAGAGATAGTTCTTTCGTCGGTTGAGCCGAAAGAATTGATGACCGGAAAAATACTCGGCGCTTCGATTACAGGTCTTGTTCAAATGGGAATCTGGCTCTTTACGATTATGGGCGTCGTTTCCTCGTCGTGGATGACGCTTCCGGCGGATCTTGTACTCGAAATCGATACGAACGTAGTTCTTTACGTACTGGTTAATTTCTTTATCGGGTTGGTATTGTTCATCGGATTGTTTGCTACTGTCGGAGCGATATTCGACAATCCGCAGGACGCCTCGTCGGGCACGCTGCCGATTATGATGCTCATTATAATTCCGTTTTTCATTGCCTTTTCGATCATGGAAAATCCCAATAAACCTTATGCCGAAATTGCTTCCTTATTTCCTTTCTCTTCTGTTATCGTAATGCCCGCAAGGATGACGTTGATCGACGTGCCGACATGGCAGTTGATTGCCGCCATACTGATAAATATTCTTACGATAATCGCCATATTCCCCGTGGCGGGCAAAATATATCGCGTCGGCATTTTGATAACCGGCAAAAAGCCGAAATGGTCGGAAGTCTTCCGCTGGCTCAGGCAATAG
- a CDS encoding ABC transporter ATP-binding protein produces MNSLEVRNLTKRFDKIVAVDGASFEVPDGSIFGLIGRNGAGKTTTIRMMMGIYLPDEGEVILKGARVGREFKSKVGYLPEERGLYKKMKVLETLLYFAELKGKTGKQVHREAVRYLKLFDLYDRRMSKIEDLSKGNQQKIQFITTILHDPEFIILDEPFSGLDPINTNILKEIILEMKRRGKVIILSTHLIDYAEKMCDHVAIIDKGKIVLKGSIEELKAKYANRNVSLVYNGDISFLKKHYDIVENMEDFGNTTGIRVRDASQIQTLLKLLIDNGVEIKKFNANDISLHEIFVETVGDEVDSESQFSLSEKEGGNV; encoded by the coding sequence ATGAATTCACTGGAAGTACGTAATCTTACCAAAAGATTCGATAAAATCGTAGCCGTCGACGGCGCCTCGTTCGAGGTGCCCGACGGCTCCATATTCGGACTGATCGGCAGAAACGGCGCCGGCAAAACAACCACTATCAGAATGATGATGGGCATTTATCTTCCCGATGAAGGCGAGGTTATTCTTAAAGGAGCCCGAGTCGGCAGGGAATTCAAAAGCAAAGTGGGATACCTGCCCGAAGAAAGAGGGCTCTACAAAAAAATGAAAGTCCTCGAAACGCTTCTCTACTTTGCGGAACTCAAAGGCAAAACGGGCAAGCAAGTTCACAGGGAAGCGGTGAGATATTTAAAATTATTCGATTTGTACGACAGACGCATGTCGAAAATAGAAGACCTTTCCAAAGGCAACCAGCAGAAAATTCAGTTTATTACCACCATACTTCACGACCCTGAATTTATTATTCTCGACGAGCCGTTTTCGGGACTCGATCCGATCAACACCAATATTTTGAAAGAAATAATTCTCGAAATGAAAAGACGGGGCAAAGTGATAATCCTTTCGACCCATCTTATCGATTATGCCGAAAAGATGTGCGACCATGTGGCAATTATCGACAAAGGGAAAATTGTGCTGAAAGGCTCAATCGAAGAGCTCAAAGCGAAATATGCAAACAGGAACGTGAGCCTCGTTTATAACGGCGATATTTCATTTCTGAAAAAACATTACGACATTGTGGAAAATATGGAAGACTTCGGCAATACGACCGGAATCAGAGTGCGGGACGCTTCGCAAATTCAGACTTTGTTGAAACTTCTGATTGACAACGGAGTGGAAATAAAAAAATTCAACGCCAACGATATTTCGCTCCACGAAATATTCGTTGAAACCGTAGGGGACGAAGTCGATTCCGAATCCCAATTTTCTTTATCGGAAAAGGAGGGCGGCAATGTTTAA
- a CDS encoding M13 family metallopeptidase, whose amino-acid sequence MRFKIILFGLFILSGFILNVYAEGGEKGFDINNLNKSVSPKENFYEFAVGNWVKNNPVPPDQSRWGMFNVLIEKNNELLRSIVEEVASNPNWEKGTAKQKIADFYVTAMDSARIERYGYKPILPMFNQIDKIRNKKELIETVAEFHKTGISPFFIFYVASDAKRSDLMAAHIYQGGVGLPDVEYYTKDDDRSKEIRDKYVRHVAKMFALAGEEQNAGEYANKVMKIETALAKVSNTRLENRDPIKTYNKMTLNALKKTAPEFDWDRYFEGLGVENLNIIVIRQPEFIKGMSALVDEVSLDDWKVYLKWNVINETAEALSAPFVMEKFEFEGKFLRGQQEIQPRWKRVINVMNRTLGQLLGQVYVEKAFPPESKAKAKAIVDNLLVSMKERIQNLEWMSDETKASALKKLSTFGVKIGYPDKWKDYSELEIKRDSYLNNLLRAWEWDIKDDLKKIGQPADKSEWSMNPQTVNAMYSPTRNDITFPAGILQPPFFNPEADDAINYGAMGAVIGHEITHGFDDQGRKYDENGNLNDWWTEEDNEKFQQRAQKLVDLYNGFVVIDTFKVNGALTLGENIADLGGLTVSFNAFKKTEQFKKGEKIDGFTPAQRFFLGWAQVWATNIRPEALKLQVKTDVHSPAVQRVNGPLMTMPEFFEAYDVQPGDPMRISDDKIVKIW is encoded by the coding sequence ATGCGATTCAAAATTATTCTATTCGGTTTATTTATCCTTTCGGGATTTATTTTAAACGTTTATGCCGAAGGAGGAGAAAAGGGATTCGATATCAATAACTTAAACAAATCCGTATCTCCCAAAGAAAATTTTTATGAATTTGCCGTGGGTAACTGGGTTAAAAACAATCCCGTACCGCCCGATCAGAGCCGCTGGGGAATGTTCAACGTTTTAATCGAAAAGAACAACGAATTGTTGCGTTCGATAGTTGAAGAAGTGGCTTCTAATCCGAATTGGGAAAAGGGCACCGCCAAACAAAAGATTGCCGACTTTTACGTTACGGCAATGGACTCGGCGCGTATCGAAAGATACGGTTACAAACCGATTCTCCCGATGTTCAACCAAATCGACAAAATAAGAAACAAAAAAGAATTAATTGAAACGGTAGCGGAATTCCATAAAACGGGCATTTCGCCCTTCTTCATTTTCTATGTGGCAAGCGACGCTAAGAGAAGCGACTTGATGGCAGCTCATATTTATCAGGGAGGAGTAGGACTTCCCGACGTCGAATATTATACCAAAGACGACGATAGATCGAAAGAAATAAGAGACAAATACGTACGGCACGTAGCCAAGATGTTCGCTCTGGCGGGAGAAGAGCAAAACGCCGGCGAATATGCAAACAAGGTTATGAAGATCGAAACCGCGCTGGCAAAGGTTTCCAATACTCGTCTGGAAAACAGAGATCCGATTAAAACATACAATAAAATGACGCTAAATGCGCTGAAGAAGACCGCGCCGGAATTTGACTGGGACAGATACTTCGAAGGACTGGGAGTTGAGAATCTGAATATTATCGTCATTCGACAGCCGGAATTCATCAAAGGCATGTCGGCTCTTGTTGACGAGGTCTCGCTCGACGATTGGAAAGTATATCTGAAATGGAATGTAATTAACGAAACCGCCGAGGCTCTCAGCGCTCCGTTTGTTATGGAAAAATTCGAATTCGAAGGCAAATTCCTGAGAGGTCAGCAGGAAATTCAACCGCGCTGGAAAAGGGTAATCAATGTAATGAACAGAACTCTCGGTCAATTGCTCGGCCAGGTTTATGTCGAAAAAGCTTTTCCGCCCGAATCGAAAGCCAAAGCCAAAGCTATCGTCGATAATCTGCTCGTCTCGATGAAAGAGAGAATTCAAAATCTCGAATGGATGAGCGACGAAACCAAAGCCAGTGCTTTGAAAAAATTGAGCACATTCGGAGTAAAAATCGGATATCCCGATAAATGGAAAGACTATTCCGAACTCGAAATTAAACGCGACTCGTATCTCAATAATTTGTTGAGAGCGTGGGAATGGGACATTAAAGACGATTTGAAAAAAATCGGTCAACCCGCCGACAAATCGGAATGGTCGATGAATCCTCAAACCGTCAACGCAATGTATTCCCCGACCAGAAACGACATCACATTCCCCGCAGGTATTTTACAGCCTCCGTTTTTTAATCCCGAGGCGGACGATGCGATCAATTACGGCGCAATGGGAGCAGTTATCGGTCACGAAATCACCCACGGCTTTGACGACCAGGGCAGAAAATATGACGAGAACGGAAATCTGAACGACTGGTGGACTGAAGAAGACAACGAAAAATTCCAGCAGAGAGCTCAAAAATTGGTCGACCTTTATAACGGTTTTGTTGTAATCGACACATTCAAAGTAAACGGAGCTTTAACGCTCGGCGAAAATATTGCGGACCTCGGCGGATTGACGGTTTCGTTTAACGCGTTCAAAAAAACCGAACAATTCAAAAAAGGAGAAAAAATAGACGGATTTACTCCGGCTCAAAGATTCTTCCTCGGATGGGCTCAGGTTTGGGCTACGAACATACGACCCGAAGCGCTGAAACTCCAGGTTAAAACCGACGTCCATTCTCCCGCAGTTCAAAGAGTCAACGGTCCTTTGATGACAATGCCGGAATTTTTCGAAGCCTACGACGTTCAGCCGGGAGACCCGATGAGAATTTCGGATGATAAAATAGTTAAAATTTGGTAA